Below is a genomic region from Alosa alosa isolate M-15738 ecotype Scorff River chromosome 24, AALO_Geno_1.1, whole genome shotgun sequence.
gtgtgtgatgtacaagtgtgtgtgtgtctgcgtatgtgtgtgtgtgtgtgtgtgtgtgtgtgtgtgtgttttccttgtgtgcatgtctggtATACCCAGACAGTCCTCATGCATGCTCAGATGGTGGTGACATTGCTTGATCGTTGCCAGGCAACCGGAGAAGCCCACCTCTCTGACCATGGCAGCCAGCTTGGCTGTGTCAGCAGCACACCTTAAAGCCTAAACTCGAAACCCTACACATCGGGTGCAAACCTACAGTCGTGTTTGATTTGAACTCACCCATCACATGTTTGCGATCATTTTGCTTGCATACTTGTAGATTCTGGTGTTAAAATGATGGGTGACAGCACAGTGAAGCCTGATCTCAAGGCAGTTCAGGCCATAATGGCAGTCAATCTTAAAAATTAGTCTATCCTTAATCTATGACCAAAACATTTAAATCGCTTGATACGTctgttaaattaataaatgtaatgtaaatgtaaaaatgatatGCAATGCACCTTAGAATTCAATGGGCTAATATATGCTCTTCATACAAGGCAATGTCCTTCATTTTGACGAGGAACTAATGTGAAATGACATTATTTTATGTGCTGCATCTATGTATATTCCTTGatctttgtttattttaaaaacatagcatCCCAAAGTCTGAATCAAATATAGCTGTGTTAATGTTCTTAAACACACTGATGTGTCTTTATAAATGAaaagttcagatgcaaaaccctctaaacatcaaaaatgagataacaaTGGTGAGTgactgctctccacacatacgttagtatacgttaatcaagTAATTTTACGATCAAAtctgctaaataccactctcttcctagTCTGAATTATCGATttgtaggcaaaaacctataggagcctgataaaaaatgctaatttaaaagaaaagtatttagagggttttgcatctgcaACTCTTCAATTCAAGAACATTCATTATGAACTGATTgctaaacacactctcacattttCACTGTTTTCTTTGCCTCAGCCAAATAGAGGTTTGAGTTGGCCACTACGGCTGCCTGTAGTTCTGCATGTCTTTCTGCAGTGCCATCAGGTCCTGTCCATGGGACACACAGCACATGGGAAGAGACCGCGGGCACGATGCCAGTCTGTCGCTGGCACACTGCTACCACAGAGAGTGTCCCCCTCGAGCAACCCAATCATGACTCACACACCACGTCCACCCACACAATGGCCCTCCTATCCTAGCGCATTAGAGGCAAACAAGCCAAACCATAATACAGTAATGTTCCTCTAGCTGCTCTTCACTGCCCTGTGTGAGCACAAAGATTATCTCTCATCTCTAATGTGGAATAGGCAACCATTTGCACAAGACATAATCCCCAAAAACAATATCAGTAGACATAGCCATAcagtgtgcgcgcacacacacacacaaagtcttcCACAAgcattaacacacaaacacgcacacacacacacacacacacacacacgcacgcacgacacacacacacacacacacacacacacacacacacacacacacacacacacacacatacacacacacagccatgtatAAGTAGGCCTGTACCTAGGTACCTAACTACctttccatcacacacacacacacacacacacacacacacacacacacacacacacacacacttgcaagtTCATTCTTATGTGTTCTGTGTAAAAGCTCACTTAGGGAATTCCCTGCTGGCTTACAGCAGGCAAATGCATGTTAGCCGCAgagctaacacacacatgataaTAGGTGTGCGTGCATCACCATGAGCACATGCACATCTGTGACTCTGTATGTGTAAGCGCGcacatgtgagtgtatgtgcacgtggatatgtgtatatgcatatgtgtgtgtatgtgtggatatgtgtgtatgggtaagtgtgtgtgtgtgtgtgtgtgtgtgtgtgtgtgtgtgtgtgtgtgtgtgtgtgtgaactgaccCAGTTTCCCGCAGGCGGAGCATGTTTGTTCATCGGGCCGTGAGAGTATCGTGAGGAGACAGAGTGGagagtggagtgagagagacgcacgcgccacacacacaccgcggaGACGCTGAGCAGACGGGACCGCCGAGCTCAAACTCACACTCGCTGTCGCTCAGAAACACCTGGGACAGAGCGGCCACAGCGCCAAGTCCACACTTTTACACtggaccgcacacacacaccacccagcaCAACCCAGGACTGTCCCCAAAACTGACTGACCAGAGCTCAGCACAGGTAAGGGAGATGCTGCAGCTTCATTCTTGAATGGCTAACTGATGTCTTAAACCTTTATTGTCAGGTTTGTACTTCTATGTGTATTTACCAAATGTGTGAGTGATGCTGGGGGTatggtaaggtaaggtaatGGTAATGCCGTAGTTTCATTCATAAATGGCCAATTGATGTTTCTGAACCCTTACAAACTAGTCAGATCCAGCAGTAGATCCAGATATCAGTTTATCATTGTTGGTAGTTGTataaatgtgtttgtatttacCAAGTGTGTGACTGCTTTGGCATGGTGTTGGCCGTGATGCAGGATATGTCATACCCAAGGAACAGTCGAGCACTTAGGAGAGTTCCACAGCTCAGTTCTGTAGCAGTGCACTAGTTGTTGGATACTGCACCAGTGAAGGAGCCGTATAACTAGCAATATATGACACAGGGCTTCCTCCGGATGTCAGATACTTCCGGATGTTTCCTGGATGTTGGCAGACTGGCACAGGTAGTTTGTCAGTGGCTCCATCAGTTAGGAACAGGTGGAGAGAGTAACTAGgaatctctctcttactctctctctcctccacctctctctctctttctctccctcccccctcccctttgaTTGTGATTCACCAAGAGTCTAAGAGACCCTTGAGGGAGAAGGTCAGGGAGAGGGCTACACACTGATCTCTCTACACGTGAGGAGCAAACACATGCAGAGGTAGCGGCTGCGTCGTGGTCATCATGGTCCAGGACCAGGGCGGTTGTGAGGGTTTGGAGAGGTGGGACGACAGGCAGGGGTAGCGTCTATTACAGGATGGAGGGAATCCCTGTTCTGTGGGGGCTGGGTGAAGAAAAATGGGGAAAAGAATGGCATGCACTCTCATCCGCTGTAACAAAATATAGATTCCTGACATGGATTTGGGTGTAAATTATTCATGGGAAGCTGGAAGCCTGTGGCAACATAACTCCACACTTCAGTTAGTCATATAGCTTGTTAGCCTAGCTTGTTGACATGTGTTCTGATCTGTGCCCTTCCTTGATGCTGTGTTTTCACCCCTCCCTCACAACCATGGGCTTCATGTCCTGATGAAAGTATGCATGAGTGTTTTCAGAAGCTGTGAAGCAGCAGCAGATTATACATTATTTCAGGAGGAATAAAAAGACCTCTGTGCAGTTGTCATTTTCAGTCTCAGAAAGTCATCGCTGACTGGTGGATGGAAACAATCTGATGCCGGAATGTGTGTGATAATGCAGGCTAATTTGGGGTGCGATCAATGCTATGATTTCCCTGTTAATTTAGATCCCACTGTAAAAACAACCTGAGGCAACAGGACAGCCCCATCCACCAGAGGAGTAACACTAACTCACATGAGTAGGCCTAACACTAACTCACATGAGTGACACTAACTCACATGAGTAACACTAACTCACATGAGTAGGTCTAACACTAACTCACATGAGTAACACTAACTCACATGAGTAGGCCTAACACTAAGTCACATGAGTAACACTAACTCACATGAGTAACACTAACTCACACAATGAGTCAGAGTCTAAGTGTTTGTGCTCAGAGTCTGTATTCAACATTTtcacacttaaaatgtatctcCGAATTTTAGATTGAAGATGTCTGTTAGCCTGTGTTTGTCAAATCATATTTTCAGTTGTTTCAGCCAAGGATTTTGCCTCCTTGAGGTTGAAACTGAGCCTGTCTTTCAGTGAAAGCCATCTCAGAGGAACCAAACATTATAGGGTGCCTCATCACTATGAACATAAAGCCTCAGTTTTGTTATAGTCTCTGTTTTCATCTGTTCTCAGGCTGATCCGAAATGGGTCATCTAGATCTACAATGATGCCACAGATACCCCTCTGATGTGACAGGTCCTCCTGCATCCCTATCTGTCTTCAGCATCCCTTTCATCACCATGGATATCAAAGGCAGCAAGCCTGCCTCCTCTCCACAGCTCCCTGGCAGCCGTGGCAACAAAGCGGAGCCCAGCAAAGATGCCTCCTCAGCAGCACGCGAGCCCTCTGGTAGCAAGACGGCCGGCCGCGGTGATGCTAGCGCGGTCATGCTAACGGTGGGAAGCGGACAGAAGACGACCGGGTCCCTGGAGCACGTTGCCCAGATCCACAAGCCTGGGCAGGGGTCGGCAAAGTCTCACCTGACCACCCACGCTAGCGAGCCTAAACTGCACAAGTCCCCTAACAGCTCGAGGGCaccagccagcagcagcataGATTCGCCAAGAACTGCCAACTCCAGACATAACCTGGTGGTGACAACTTTTCGAGTGCCAGCGAAGGAGTCTCCAAAGACTCAACACAGCAGAGCGTCGACTACCTCTCAGATCCCGGTTAAAGACTCTCCTAAGACTAACAGCTCTGCAGCTAAAGACACCAAGAATCAAAACAAGCTAGCAGCTTCCCAAATACCAGTTAAAGTGTCACCAAAAATTACCAAATCGTCCTCCAAGACGTCGATGAAGGAGTCACCAAGTAACACCTCAAGCACACCTCTCTCCCTGTCGGATGACCTGTCTCCTGTCAGTGATGATGGGAATCTGGTTCATGCTCTAAGAGCAGATGTCACACCTGCCACAGCGTCCTCTGTAGTCCACCAAGAGGTAAAACATGAGACGAAACAAATCAGCCTTGTTAAACCGGATTCCCAAAACCCACCCAAAGAAGGCATCAAAAACGTGCCCTCTCCACGCACACTGCACaaagacacagtcacacaggaACACGGTCCACAAGCACagctcaaagacacacacaaaccacctgCCCAAAAGGAAGTGATCTACACAGGGGACGCCCAACACAaaccctcaccacacaccaccacaaagACTCAACATGAACACACAGCTTCTCTGAGCAGCCAGGCAGCACACAGCACATCAGCTCCAGGGAGTCAACACAGCGGCACCCCGAAAACCAAACGTCAAACAACACCGCAGGTCACAGAGCGACAAACAGcagtacagagagagaagagtgcagagaagaaagggaaagagagtgaaggGAAAGGAGGAATGAGAAGCAAAGACGTGGGGAAGAGTGTAGCGACCATGACTGGCCTGGAAGGACTGGGAAAGGACGTCGGGGTGCAAGTCTCTGATGACCTCTGCAACGGTGCCGTGGTAACGGCATCGCAGCTTGACAACCATCTCACTGATGTCACCGGTGGGAACGTCAACAGTGAGGAAAATCCAGCGGTCATGCGTCCGCAGAAGCCAATAGTTCGCCAGCGTCCGTCCTCACAGTACGTCTGCCAGATTGAGATTGAGctttgcagccaatcacaaaGCAACTCAGCGGAGTGCCCTCCCCTGACTGTATCCGGGAAACCACCTGTCCCCTCTCTGTCTGGGAAACCCATCGACGGGCCTGATGTCTCCTCGGACCAATCGGAAGTAAAGGATAAGACGGGCGAGGGTCCGAGGCAGGAGAAGGCCGGGCCCGTGCACGAGGTGACGTGGGACGCCCAAGGGCTGACGTGGGAGGTGTATGGCGCCGCGCTGGACTGGCAGGCGCTGGGCTCGGCCGTGCAGAGACACCTGCAGACGCAGATCGAGCAACTGGAACTCCGCCTGAAAGCACTCCAGAGCTCCGCGCctgagaagaagaaggagagtcCAGCACCCGCCGGACACAGGCCGCGCAGGAGGTGCCACTGCTGGTTCCACTGCTCTTCCTGCTGCTGCAGGCGCAAACATCATAGcgcttgacctttgacctctcagTTGCCTGTGCACTCATTGATTTTAATCCTGTGGTAATTCAATATTAACTTGGTTGCAATCCATGTGTGTAGTCCAGATATGTCAAATTTAGATGGGCTGGGAAGTAAATATAGTAACACAGATGTGCTTCCAAAACACTCAAacaagcacaggcacacacacgcggacacagacacacagacacagacacagacacacacacacacacacacaaacagaaaaatcATCAGAACATTCActtacaaatacacaaatatactctttatttttctctctgttacgcacgtgctgacacacacacagacacacacacacacacacacactcacag
It encodes:
- the gprin3a gene encoding G protein-regulated inducer of neurite outgrowth 1 translates to MDIKGSKPASSPQLPGSRGNKAEPSKDASSAAREPSGSKTAGRGDASAVMLTVGSGQKTTGSLEHVAQIHKPGQGSAKSHLTTHASEPKLHKSPNSSRAPASSSIDSPRTANSRHNLVVTTFRVPAKESPKTQHSRASTTSQIPVKDSPKTNSSAAKDTKNQNKLAASQIPVKVSPKITKSSSKTSMKESPSNTSSTPLSLSDDLSPVSDDGNLVHALRADVTPATASSVVHQEVKHETKQISLVKPDSQNPPKEGIKNVPSPRTLHKDTVTQEHGPQAQLKDTHKPPAQKEVIYTGDAQHKPSPHTTTKTQHEHTASLSSQAAHSTSAPGSQHSGTPKTKRQTTPQVTERQTAVQREKSAEKKGKESEGKGGMRSKDVGKSVATMTGLEGLGKDVGVQVSDDLCNGAVVTASQLDNHLTDVTGGNVNSEENPAVMRPQKPIVRQRPSSQYVCQIEIELCSQSQSNSAECPPLTVSGKPPVPSLSGKPIDGPDVSSDQSEVKDKTGEGPRQEKAGPVHEVTWDAQGLTWEVYGAALDWQALGSAVQRHLQTQIEQLELRLKALQSSAPEKKKESPAPAGHRPRRRCHCWFHCSSCCCRRKHHSA